Proteins co-encoded in one Pithys albifrons albifrons isolate INPA30051 chromosome 14, PitAlb_v1, whole genome shotgun sequence genomic window:
- the ASB12 gene encoding LOW QUALITY PROTEIN: ankyrin repeat and SOCS box protein 12 (The sequence of the model RefSeq protein was modified relative to this genomic sequence to represent the inferred CDS: deleted 2 bases in 1 codon), whose translation MKVVLGQQPPKMSLMDINKMFSMLQPRDNEEEDNEESQELIRAVSEDDYETLDHLLSQDRYKRLINRRSGWGVPSTPLRLAATRGCVRSLRVLLAHGAEVDSLDVKAQTPLFVAVSNGHQECVAALLGAGASPAGSIYNNCSPLLLAARDGQLPILRLLLERGAEPNVQPRLPQWAASSVACSGPLYLAAAYGHLECFRLLLLFGAEPNYNCTDQSVVAQIKEPKTLLETCLRHGRRREFVRLLIDFGANVYLPSVPMDGVARHSEGLELLLQARAHPKSLLSQARLALRRLLKQPGHLPTLGELQIPAVLANYLQHQP comes from the exons ATGAAAGTGGTGCTTGGGCAACAG CCCCCCAAAATGAGCCTGATGGATATCAACAAAATGTTCTCCATGCTCCAGCCCAGAGACAATGAGGAGGAGGACAACGAGGAGAGCCAGGAGCTGATCCGAGCAGTGTCGGAGGACGACTATGAGACTCTGGACCACCTCCTGTCCCAGGACAGGTACAAGAGGCTCATTAATCGCCGCAGCGGCTGGGGCGTCCCCAGCACCCCCCTGCGCCTGGCGGCCACCCGGGGCTGTGTCCGGAGCCTGCGGGTGCTCCTGGCCCACGGGGCCGAGGTGGACAGTCTGGATGTGAAGGCTCAAACTCCGCTCTTCGTGGCGGTCAGTAATGGGCACCAGGAGTGCGTGGCAGCGCTGCTGGGCGCGGGGGCCAGCCCAGCCGGCAGCATCTACAACAACTGCTCCCCACTGCTCCTCGCCGCCAGGGATGGCCAGCTGCCCATCCTGCGGCTGCTGCTGGAGCGCGGCGCCGAGCCCAAcgtgcagcccaggctgccccagtggGCTGCCAGCTCCGTGGCTTGCTCCGGGCCCCTGTACCTCGCCGCTGCCTACGGGCACCTGGAGTGcttcaggctgctgctgctgttcgGTGCCGAGCCCAACTACAACTGCACGGACCAGAGTGTTGTGGCACAGATCAAGGAGCCCAAGACCCTGCTGGAGACGTGCCTGAGGCACGGCCGCCGCCGGGAGTTCGTCAGGCTGCTCATTGACTTTGGGGCCAACGTGTACCTGCCCAGCGTCCCCATGGATGGGGTGGCACGGCACAgcgaggggctggagctgctgctgcaggcgAGGG CTCATCCCaagtccctgctgtcccaggccCGGCTGGCCTTGAGGCGTCTCCTGAAGCAGCCTGGCCACCTGCCCACCCTTGGAGAGCTGCAGATCCCAGCAGTCCTGGCCAACTACCTCCAGCACCAGCCGTGA
- the AMER1 gene encoding APC membrane recruitment protein 1 → METGSPEEPAGGDQRREESGDVPPDSANSPAEPQQPPPGRLRKTAFKLFGGKRSICTLPSFFGGRGKGQGKKGLSKCKTHDGLSSAACDKAQPDSPSEHGRDEHPGVLPSSRSAQLPLDTGSRGDLGRQDSSPPGSIEGCDKKPNGDKSSFPRPKKGLKGFFNSIRRHRKSKTAECEKAELPEWNGDPEDASSAPGVGVESQGAMEGRGAGPVPVPTACPGGSGSDPGCGEATKPTSPMADGGSSEGDVMAVPGDGDTPDTKSKADPAACAEFDRDSLLLAFHPDFVDSDPPCLHSGDLLSLILGDVTSLKSFDSLTGCGDDIAEPDIAESSISVERSREAAKRSSCLVTYQGGGEEMAIPEEAEEYMHQVWNGSMPGDRSYGAQVSSSSLETHASHEADAHPYMGDPVAGIDLLTPQSDQQESAPNSDEGYYDSTTPGPEDEAGEELKKDRLPRDSYSGDALYEFDTLMSPSHGEESLFEDKVSRPVIFSYFMDFCLPAEKSLIQQMMDQKRGVMEMEEEGLAAIQKELLYWELQREPVLKCLGVSSQEKCPREKQCIECKTRAASSSGKNQSGLGSEQVASHALNRAVNGGGLVARAENPEWRDFPGTLCPENCYTSQKAPGSCLNQLTKNNSGFDSNPDCGLFGDSIPAKAGLFPGYGLPEHEHGAEPSPSEPQVGSEPEHAVSFSQALVEFASNGTLFSSLSESLGSSASSSSFTQNLPALPTMVTFDVVDVEQEGEGECEQQPELNEDIAEAFDDGFGQKESLAECDERMSPGFSPGSFQSCNWGVTSLPRHLRLYGLSPSMPAPLSIDRRSRSLDTESLEFELAEPQVARSGPQLCRPWARREGSRKDSGGARRSRSKEEGELAALEGGLSWPGLQHLQHGTDTAAGAMELWGFAPAGAMESDWEPAEEPGTASPFLPLSRSVAGEAPDRRSQELELPRHPPRPSNLPLQPEARRAREAGGPCRYYGEVPALSRLVPLGEAELPPSFSFARSLEKRSKGKPVGIAQGVPQHPGGSSGPVESPECCPEPLKGRGTPGHALPPGCRGTALRVTDSE, encoded by the coding sequence ATGGAAACGGGCAGCCCGGAGGAGCCGGCCGGAGGTGACCAGCGGCGGGAGGAGAGCGGGGATGTCCCTCCCGACAGCGCCAACAGCCCTGCGGAGCCACAGCAGCCGCCCCCGGGAAGGCTGCGGAAAACGGCCTTCAAGCTGTTCGGGGGCAAGAGGAGCATCTGCACCCTGCCCAGCTTCTTTGGGGGCCGGGGCAAGGGCCAGGGCAAGAAGGGGCTCAGCAAATGCAAGACCCACGATGGGCTGAGCAGCGCCGCATGCGACAAGGCCCAGCCTGACAGCCCCTCGGAGCACGGCAGGGATGAGCACCCCGgtgtcctgcccagctcccGCAGTGCTCAGCTGCCCCTGGACACCGGCTCCAGGGGGGACCTGGGCCGGCAGGACAGCTCTCCCCCAGGGAGCATCGAGGGCTGTGACAAAAAGCCCAACGGGGACAAGTCCTCCTTTCCCAGACCCAAAAAAGGCctgaaggggttttttaacaGCATCCGGCGGCACCGGAAGAGCAAAACTGCTGAGTGTgagaaggcagagctgcctgagtGGAACGGGGACCCCGAAGATGCCAGCAGTGCACCAGGAGTGGGAGTGGAGAGCCAAGGGGCCAtggagggcaggggagcagggccggtccctgtgcccacagcctgcccaggggGCTCGGGGAGTGACCCCGGTTGTGGGGAGGCCACCAAGCCCACCAGCCCCATGGCTGATGGAGGCAGCTCTGAGGGCGACGtgatggcagtgccaggagatgGGGACACTCCAGATACAAAATCAAAGGCCGaccctgctgcctgtgctgagtTTGACCGTGACAGTTTGCTGCTGGCCTTCCACCCCGACTTCGTGGACAGTGaccctccctgcctgcactcTGGGGACCTGCTGAGCCTCATCCTGGGAGATGTCACCTCCCTGAAGAGCTTCGATTCCCTGACAGGGTGCGGGGACGACATTGCCGAGCCCGACATCGCCGAGAGCAGCATCTCAGTGGAGCGTAGCAGGGAGGCTGCCAAGCGCAGCTCCTGCCTGGTCACCTACCAGGGCGGTGGGGAGGAGATGGCCATTCCTGAGGAGGCCGAGGAGTACATGCACCAGGTGTGGAACGGCAGCATGCCAGGGGACAGGAGCTATGGGGCCCAGGTGTcgagcagcagcctggagacACACGCCTCACACGAGGCAGATGCCCACCCCTACATGGGGGACCCTGTGGCCGGCATCGACCTCCTGACGCCCCAGAGCGACCAGCAAGAGTCTGCCCCGAACAGCGACGAGGGTTATTACGACTCCACCACGCCGGGGCCAGAGGACGAGGCTGGGGAGGAGCTCAAGAAGGACCGTCTGCCCCGGGACAGCTACAGCGGCGATGCACTTTACGAGTTTGACACGCTGATGAGCCCCTCTCATGGGGAGGAGTCCCTGTTTGAGGACAAAGTCTCACGCCCGGTGATATTCAGCTACTTCATGGACTTCTGCCTCCCTGCGGAGAAGAGCCTGATCCAGCAGATGATGGATCAGAAAAGAGGGGTGATGGAAATGGAAGAAGAAGGGCTTGCAGCCATTCAGAAAGAGCTGCTGtactgggagctgcagagggaaccAGTCCTGAAATGCCTGGGTGTTTCCAGCCAGGAGAAGTGTCCCCGGGAAAAGCAGTGCATTGAATGTAAAACTAGAGCAGCCAGCTCGAGTGGCAAGAATCAGAGTGGCCTTGGTAGTGAGCAGGTGGCCTCTCACGCCCTGAACCGGGCTGTGAATGGGGGGGGTTTGGTGGCTAGAGCTGAAAATCCAGAGTGGAGGGATTTTCCAGGGACTCTGTGTCCAGAAAACTGTTACACCAGCCAAAAAGCCCCAGGAAGTTGCCTTAACCAGCTCACAAAGAACAACTCGGGGTTTGATTCGAACCCGGATTGTGGGTTGTTTGGGGACTCCATCCCAGCCAAAGCAGGGCTGTTCCCTGGCTATGGGCTCCCGGAGCACGAGCACGGTGCTGAGCCCAGCCCCAGCGAGCCCCAGGTGGGCAGCGAGCCTGAGCACGCCGTTAGCTTCTCCCAGGCGCTGGTGGAGTTTGCCAGCAACGGGactctcttctccagcctctctgAAAGCCTGGGGAGCTCGGCCTCCAGCTCGTCCTTCACCCAGaacctccctgccctccccaccaTGGTCACCTTCGACGTCGTCGatgtggagcaggagggggaaggggagtgtgagcagcagcctgagctgaATGAGGACATCGCCGAGGCCTTTGATGACGGCTTTGGACAGAAAGAGTCGTTGGCTGAATGTGACGAGAGAATGTCCCCGGGGTTCTCCCCGGGCTCCTTTCAGAGCTGCAACTGGGGTGTGACCAGCCTGCCCCGCCACCTGCGCCTCTACGGACTGAGCCCCTCCATGCCAGCACCGCTCTCCATCGACCGGCGTAGCCGGTCCCTGGACACGGAGAGCCTGGAGTTCGAGCTGGCCGAGCCGCAGGTTGCCCGGAGCGGTCCCCAGCTGTGCCGGCCCTGGGCCAGGCGGGAGGGCAGCAGAAAGGACTCGGGTGGAGCGcggaggagcaggagcaaggAGGAGGGCGAGCTGGCGGCTCTTGAGGGTGGATTGAGCTGGCCAGgcctgcagcacctccagcatGGCACCGACACGGCTGCCGGCGCCATGGAGCTCTGGGGATTCGCTCCAGCCGGCGCCATGGAGAGCGACTGGGAGCCGGCGGAGGAGCCAGGCACCGCATCCCCGTTCCTGCCGCTCTCCCGCAGCGTCGCCGGAGAGGCTCCGGACAGGCGGTCccaagagctggagctgcccaggcACCCTCCGCGGCcctccaacctgcccctgcagcccgAGGCCAGGCGGGCCCGGGAGGCGGGCGGGCCCTGCAGGTACTACGGAGAGGTGCCCGCGCTGTCCCGCCTGGTACCGCTGGGAGAGGCGGAGCTGCCCCCGAGCTTCAGCTTCGCCCGCTCCCTGGAGAAGCGCTCCAAGGGCAAACCCGTGGGCATCGCCCAGGGCGTGCCGCAGCATCCCGGCGGGAGCAGTGGCCCCGTGGAGAGCCCGGAGTGCTGCCCCGAGCCCCTGAAGGGCAGGGGCACCCCCGGGCACGCACTGCCACCCGGCTGCCGCGGCACCGCCCTGCGTGTCACCGACAGTGAGTAG